Part of the Arvicanthis niloticus isolate mArvNil1 chromosome 3, mArvNil1.pat.X, whole genome shotgun sequence genome is shown below.
AACAAACAGTACTAGACATTTTCCACCAGATGGGAAACTCAAAGTCTTactgctttttgcattttttgtaTAGTTCCCAAATTATCCATACTAGATATATTGCTCTCATAATtgtaaaaaaaagcaaacaaaaatgtttgcttttaaaactACTGAACACATCACCAGCATCCTCATTCCACACGACACATTCTAAAACAGTTGTATTCTAGACAAGCCAGGTTTCCGTGTTATCCACTAGTGTAAGATCCCTGCAATTTTCCCTGTGTAGATCTTAACAGTTAGATAACTGTTTACTGTCAATCTCTCTACTCAGGCCTTAAGCTCCTATTGCTTGTGAACTTTGCTAAATATACCAGTAGAACCTGGGAAGAAGTTCATAGTATAACCACAAAATTGCGCCAaaattgttttgtgtgtatttctTCAGATTCTAAAAGAATTACCATTAGATGCCtaagaaccaaatggatttagcctTCTCTCTCCAGAGCTATCTTTGGGAAAACTACCATTTGCCCATCACACAAGGTGGTGTTGAAAAGATCTTGAGAGCTCAAGTGGGTATGTAAGGAAGGTCCAGACACGAAtgacacatgtacatgcataatCATCTCTGTAGGAGACAGATTTATGCAACTAGAAAAGGTTTCCTTTCTCCTGAAAGCAGGCAGGTCCAGGTAAGCTCATAGTTAAGTTACCAGTGACCCTCTTCTGCCAGAAAATGTACtggccaaaaaaataaaaaaataaatgaaccccAAAATGTaaggaacagagaagacagaatcccAATTATACCACTAGATTCAGTCACACTtatttctagggttttttttttttttttttttttttttttttaaatatggtggAGATAGGGCTTTTCTTCCCTTAATGTAAATTGGGCTTGTCAAACTGCAAGCAAGTCACTTTTGAGAACTACCCAATCATCTTGCTGTCAAAATATACAATCTATATGATAACCACTCCAAATTGTTTTCCTCCGGCCCAAATCTCTATGTCAAATCCCAGATCCATACAGAAaatttcccccccaaaaaagcctcctttttttccccctgtaatCTTTGGTActgaagactgaacccagggcttcaaccTATACAAGTATGCACTCTACCACTGACTGCAGCCTGAGCCCAGAACCTCTACTTGGTTGTTTAAGGGCTGTTTTAAACTCCTTAAgactgacaacaacaacaaaacactactTGGGGCTAGTGAGGTGGCTGggggataaaggtgcttgccaccaagcctgcccaATGGAGTTCTATACCAGACCCCACATggtagagaactgactcctacaaggtGTCCTGCCTgtaacctccacacatgtgcccaaACAGGCACACAATCAACcaacaccaaaaaaaaacaaaaacaaaaacaaaaacaaaaaaaaaaaaaaaaaaaaaaaacggtatTTTTTTCCCACAGATCAACCCTTCCTCCACATTTTTCATCTCAATCATCAACTAGAATCATCAACCCTGACAGCTAGAAACCCAGCATCAGTCTTAACCAAGTCCTGTCCTTTCTCATCTGTACCTACTTGCCCAAGCCTTGTCATAAGTCTCTCCTATTGTCCTCCTCTCTGGGCAAGGTCATTAAAACTAAAGTTCCAGGGTTTTCAGGTCTTCCTTTCCTCAAACTGATTCTTCAGTGAGTAATTAATCTCTCAAAAGGCAAAAACTGATCATCTTCTCCCTGCACCTGGCATACCTCAGGCTGTCAGATCAGCAAGGGGAGGAGCCAAGCAGCACTGGTTACACATTAGCACTGTGAGTCTATGCCATAAGAAAACAAGGTTCATGAGCAGCATAAAAGGAGGAGTAATAAAGTCCACATCAGAGAAAGTAAGACactcaaaaacaattttaatgtgTATTCAGTTTCTACTCATTAGTTCTGTATTTAACTGCCCAGATGAACCTGACTTAGGAATCCACTAAACCCAAGTTGAGATGAATCCCACTGGCTATCAGTTTCTTTAAGCCCCTAACTAGTGcactcttaaataaaaataaataaataaataagtaaataaataaataaatctctataATCTCTTGGCACACTGCTAGGTGGGTGGCTGAGAGGTTAAGAGAGCCTTGCAatgtaactcaggctgacctcaaactcaaagttCTACCTGAGCGTTCAGAGTGCTGTTATCTCAAGCACAGgcccattttatattttaagaactgTAACTCTTTAAAACACTGGTTGAAAAAGTTGACACATATTCAAATAACCatctaattaaaaacattttcaaagacatttttatgtttacttgTTTTGgattggctttgtttttttaacagagtgttgtgcagcccaggctggtcttgaattcctgaccccccctctgcctccatctcaaAAATGCTGGGCTTctaagtgtgcaccaccatacctggcttcaaGTTTACTTTGAAAACCTAAGCTCAAGCTAGATATGACAGCAGCAGCTGAATTTCTAGCTATTGGCAGGAAGATCTTTTATCCCAGAAGTTTGGGTCCAACCTAGGCAATACAAGAAGACCCTGTCCcttaacaacaaaagaataacaCACAGTAGACTCTCCTTTACCATAGGATTGATTCCACCAACCATAGACTAAATAGTGAAGAGATATGTAGTAGAAATTAAACTGATGAGGGAACTACatgaaaaccaaataaacttGCAACATTTTATTCAATCATGACATAGAATCTACACATGGCACTGTTAACAGGGACAAGAAATGTGGGCCCTAGGGGAGAACTTACTACCAATATTTTGCTAAATAGACATAGTACTAAGCTGACTCCTAATGATTTATTGCTATACAGAGATCAATCTACCTCtcaatcatcagagaagcttcttgtaATAGATGGCAATTAACACAGAGCCCCTCAACTTGTcaatgtgcagagaataagagacttgaATCCTCAACATTGAATGGAACCAACATATCATACCCTCCAAGAAAGGTTCAGGGATATTCTTGAAAGAAGGAATGAACaggaagactgtaagagtcagaggttACAGACATCTTCAAGGAAACGGTGTTTTCTGGACACAACAGGGCATTGCACAAAGAAACTCGCAGCGGCTATGTCAGTATGCACAAGACCTGAACaaactcaaaccaaacaaaatcccaTCATTGGGGTGGAGGGATGGGCATGAAATCCCACCACCAGCTGAAAAGCTATTGGCATTTGaaagctgctgggagagggagtcAAGTTTCTTTAATGGTATGATCCCTGACTCTGAAGGGTAGCTGAGCAACACAAATTGAATGATCAGTTTTCATGAAAAAAGATCTAGGCttaaatacatatgtttatatgaccatttgtgtgtgtgtatatatgtgtgtgtgtatatatacatacatatatacatacatacatacatacatacatacatactctagCCATTCAAGAACAATCCCAATTCAAACTGCTCCTgaaaagagagcaaagaaagcTACCTAATTATTCTATGACTATTATAATCCCTATACTAATGCAAACTTAGACTTGTGTCAAGAGTTGGCAGGAGAAGAGTCACAGTATCAGGAAAGAAAGCAGTATCTACAGACGTTGCCTACAGACTGGATGGGAAGGACTGGGGGAGGATTTAGTAGGGACAGGTAGCACCATAAGCCAGCCAGTACTAGAGAAGAGCTCATCTAAACTCCATTACCAGGTACAGTTTTTTACATAAAGCAACCAGAAGGATTCAAGTTCAGAAGGGAATCAGGATTTGAGAAATAATCAGACAGAAAAATCTGAACAGTAATTCATGGgaaggctggccagccagctcagCAAGtcaaggtgcctgccaccaaccaagcctgaggacccatAAGGTAGAAGGAAAGACTCACTCCTGCAAGCAAACATACAGAAATGAATGTAACAATTCAAGGGACTTAGAAACATTTTAAGTGATGTGAAAAGTGAGACCTAGAAATTAAGAGAAAGGAGGACTAACAGAGGTAGAAAGAGGGCACAGACAAACGCCCCCTTTTCACCTAATCAGAATGCAAAGTAACATTTTCAGAGAGGTCTTCCTAGATTCTCTAAACAACACCAGCACCAGTTCAGGTCTCCACTTTAAGCCTTTATAATACCCTACACTTTAATTATCATCACAATTACACTTAATTATATAGAACTCATCCTTCCACATGTCTCCCCCACTAGACTTTAAGCTCCACGAGTTCAGTGACAATATGTGTGGTTGCCCCCAACCCTTAGTGTGTCAGAATACAGCATATACTCCTCCAATAaaacacagatgaagaaacagcaAGGTTATGTTTTAAGGACGAGAAGTCCAGCTGGAGATGTAGCTAAATTGTAGAGGGCCTCCCTAGCAAAAAAAGTTCAGGCCTCAAAACAGTGCTTAGGTCTGATTAAGCCATCCTTCCTTTGTGAATGTGAAATTCTGCCAGTAAGGAGTTAAGTCAATGGATGGTCACCAGAGTTGGAGCAGGAAAATAAGTCCACTCCTGGCAGTCTGTATAGGAGGGATTATGGATGACTGTATTCTAACTTTACTTCAATTCTGCTCtattttgcaatttctctttaatGACTATGTATTacttttgtaagaaaaaaacttcaaaatgtTAATatgatttgaaaagaaaatataacacaGCTTAAGAGAATAGCAAAACTATAGAAAAGTTTTTGTAAATTGAAGGATCCTAAGTacatacttaaaaaatatatatatataccagcctggtctacagccaattaattggaggccagcctgagctatatactGAGACTCTGTATcaattcaaaagaaacaaacaaacaaaacaagacaacagaGAAATAATTCATGCCCCAATAGTTAAGAAATCATAATGTTAACTAGGAAACGGGAGGGGGCCCTCTAGAAGGCAAGTAGATTGaagaagaaattcaaagcaaAGAGCAACTACTGGGCTCTTCACTCTTaatgggaggggagaagaaaagacagttaAAAAGGTCTCCCCCAAGAATGGGGGGCAGGCCGAGAATATAAAACAGAGTACAGGTTCAACTGAAAACCCATTCCAAATTTGGGTTCCCAAGAAGTGTTCATATTTTAGTTTTGACCCTAAAAAGCTAATTTTGGTTTAACATCTTTTAGTTCGAGAACAATGATAAGCATTAAATTACCTTTTATTTTATCTCGAAGTTTAATTTCCCCTCACGAGCAAATACAAGTCGGTTTACAACTGAAGCAACACAGGAATTCGTGAATAACTAGAAAACGCTCCTAAGTCTTTGCACAATTTGCTTTCGTAAGAAGGCCATACTCTTGAATACGACGTCCCTGGGTCCAATCCCAGCTCACTTATCTAAGTTATTTAACCTCTACGTCTCGGTTTCCTCTTCTAAGCAACAAAGAATACAATAACCAGGGTTATCATAAGAAGTAAATGACGTGACACGGGTGCTAAGTTCGTATCGTGTACTCCGAACAGTTTGTAAGCCGTTTAAAAGAGAAAGCCTGCAGCTCTTTAACCAACTGAAAAAGATCGACACACGACGGAGGCTTACAAGTCACAAAACGCCAGGAACGACTAACACACGgcgttattatttttcttccctgacgcgttgggggggggggggggggaaagtgttttattttttctttactttgccAAATCTTTCCGCTAGGAGTCttgaaggggagggggatggacaCGCAACCCAGCACAAAGTTTTCCGAAATCGAAGTGCAGAATCACAACAGACATGGCAGCGGAGGCCGCGCAGAACAACAGGTGAACCAACTCGCAGGGACGGAGGGAGAAACGCGGCGCCTTCCCGCAGCCAAGTTGGAGGGCGGGCCGAGCAGTTCGTCCGGCCTCCATCCCCCGCACTAAACACGTTTCCGTCTCGTTTCCTAGCGGGGTCCCGAGACCCAGCCCCAGTATCAGCCGCGCAGCTCCGGAGCGGGAGCAGAGCGCCCGTTCCCATTTAAGGATTCCAGAAGCGTCCCCGGAGCGGTGCGAATGCGAACAAAAGGGCAAGCGCGGGCGGGCCGGGCCGCGGGGCCGGGGTCTCCCACAGGCCCGGCTGAGGCGCGTCGCGGCCTCCCCTGCGCGGTCACCGTCGCCCCAAACTTAGCCGGCCTCCCGCGGCGCACCCGCACTCCGTGACCCGCCAACTCACCGGGATCCCGAGAAACTCATCCTCCAGCGCTCGGCGCAGGCGGGCACGGACAGCCGCGGGGCGGCGGGGCCCGGCTCGGCCTCCGCCCTCGGCGTGCAGCGGCCCGGGCCCGGTCGCCCCTCGCGCGGCCGTAGAGTCCTCGTCTCGCGCGGGCCGACGCGCGGGAGCTCGAGCCTCCCTCCCCGCCCTTCCCTCCGCCCTCCTCCTCCGCGCGGCCGGCAAGCAGATTCCAATCTCTGCCGCCTCAGCCGCGGAGGACGCTCGCTCGCGGGGGGGAGGGGCGGTGCGTGGGGGAGGGGCGGCCCGGGCGAGCAAGAGGCGCCGGCGCGCGCGCACTGGGAAGGGCCCGCCAGCTCTGCGCGCACCCGCCCCGGGGCGCCGGCCCCGCCCCGGACACGAACCGAGCCGAGAGCTCGGCGGAAGTGCCCGAAGGGCCCGTGGAGCTCGGCGCCCCTCTGCCGGGAAGGAGGGCCGGCCGGCGGCACGGGGGCGCCAGGTTGCCGAAGGAAGGGGGGCCACCCCTCAGCGCACGCCGCCGCCGCCACACGCGTGACGGAGGGGCGGCTGGGGCAAGGCTGCGTGAAGTAGACGATGCGGGCACACCCCTTCTGGAGCCGGAGCTCGCGCTGCACGTGAGAAGCGGCCGGGTTGCTCCGAAGGCACCGAGTCTCCACGGTGCGGGATGCGTTGCCCGTTTCGTAGTTGTGATTGCAAAGGAAAATGTAGCCACACTGTATTCACTACTCACCCCCTCCCGTTGTCCACCCCCACCCCGGTTCTCTCTGGTTCAAGCCCCCGCCGGGAGGAACGTGGAGGTGCACGCGTTCTCGGGATCACGTAGCGAAAGCCTCGTTTCAGCCCGGAGGCCAGGCTGCTGGATTTGCTGTGATCCGCGGGCCCGCGAATTCCTCGGGCGTAAGATAAGGAGCGGCGGGAGCCGGCTGAACTGAAGTCAGCGGACTATAAATACGACTCTCAATCCACCTTTGGCTCTGCTGAGTGACCTCGGATACCCTCCCGAGCTTCATTCCATCCTTTTAGAAAATGCAAATAGCTGTCActacctcttttcttcctttcccctctcatTTTCCGTGCAAAATGCTGTTAAAAGTATTCAGTGACCTgtggatgaagaaagaaaagataatccCCTTTTAAACCAGTCGTTAGATACCTAACTTCTTCTGTAAGTATTTCAACAAATATATCATGTTCGTTCGGTTAATTCACTTTTCTGAGAAGACTTTAAATCTCTAGGGAAGTCGTTTAAaatagacagaagagagaaggaagagacagtGCCAGGCACTTTATCcttgtgtatttatttacacaCATTCTGGCctggagaaaaaaagcaaaacaaaatttagaTCCCATGGTATTCCCTCGCATTCAGCTGAAAATAATTACATTCCTTTATATTCTAGTTTTAACTAACTATTCTTTGtgcctcttttctcctctgtccacttTGGCTTTTAGAAACATCAGTGCCTCCATTATCTTCCATTACATTTGAGTTATATTCTCTCATCTTTTTTTGAGCTCTTGGGCTGTCTACATCTCGAGTCATTGCAATATTCTCACAGCACCGAAGATATATTGTAATATCAGAGGCTTCTTGCATCCACTGAAGATGGCCACTTTTCTTTCCAGATGTTTCTACATACCACCCCTCTTGAATTTGAAGGGAAAGAGCAGAccttttgttttgaaagatttGAACCAAAAGTCTTAGGCCTACCCCCCGTGTGTGTAACAGAGAAAGCCATGGCAAGTGGACCTAGTATGACTTCTGCATCCTAATTTGATTTGCAGGCTAGAAATCAGCCTGTGAAATAGACAAGAATCTCAGGTTGGAGC
Proteins encoded:
- the LOC143441770 gene encoding uncharacterized protein LOC143441770, which gives rise to MDTQPSTKFSEIEVQNHNRHGSGGRAEQQRGPETQPQYQPRSSGAGAERPFPFKDSRSVPGAVRMRTKGQARAGRAAGPGSPTGPAEARRGLPCAVTVAPNLAGLPRRTRTP